The sequence ATTGTTAAAGAGAGTTGTGTTAGGTTGGTTAATCCTCCCAACGTTGCAAAATTATTTGTATCATCTACACTTTCAATTATTAATTTTTCTAAAGAATTCATATTTTGTAAAAAAGTAAGATCTTTGATAACGGCATTATCGTTCCTAATTGTCAGTTTTTTCAAATGAGGTAGTTTAGATAGTGTCTCCCACTTTGCATCCCTAGATAATACTGTTAATTCTTTAAGATTTTCCAAATGTGATAACACAGAAAAATCTATTTTATTATCCCCACTCCCAAAAGACAAGGTATATAAGTTTTCCATGTTTTTAAAAATTTCTAAAGATTCAGAGTTAGTCAAATAACATTCTTTGATTGATAATTTCTCTATGTTAGACAACTGTTTTAAATAAGTTACACTTTCTTCGGTAGATTCTGATATAGAAACTACTAATTCTTTTAAATTAGGAATCGTTTGCAATTGTTTTAATGCTTTGGGTTCAGTAAAATAGAAACTATCAATTTTTTCTAAGTGTCCATTTTTTGCTAAGGTAGAAATGACCGATACATCAATATAACCACTATTACTATGGGTTTGACCGTCTGGAGAGTAGTATTTAATTACGTTTAAATTCGTCATTTTCTCTAGATAAGATATATCCTTATCATCAAGATATTCGGCATATAAAGTCTTAATTTTAGATAAATCTAGATCCACTTTTGAAAAAGTATTTGAAACTTCACTAACTCCTAAACTATTTAGTTTCGGTAATTGATTAATTAAAGTGAGATTATCAATTGTTTCATATGAAAGGTTATATGGTAAGATTAATTCTTCTAACCCATTAAATAATTCTATTCCTTTTAGGTTCTCTATCTTCTTACTGTACCCTATTGGGAAGTAAAGAAGATAGTCATACTTGTAATCTGAATCACTAATAGCTGAGATACCTTGATCATATCTCATATCTAATCTTTTTACTTTATTTAAACGATTTTCAGTTACTTTATCTGTAAGCATCAAATCTAAATTGTAGCCAACTATTTTGGCTAAATTCTGATCTTCAAACCATTCAGAAAGTATTTTTTCTATGGTAACATCAATTTTACAACTAGCACTTTCCCTACCATCTTCTGTCTCAACTTTGATTGTTGCTTCACCTTTGGCTTTCGCTGTGACAATCCCGTTTTGATCAACTGTTGCTATCGCTTCATTTGAAGAGCTCCACATTACTTTCTTATTCGTTGCATTAGCAGGCGTGACCTCTGCATTTAATTGTTTGGTCTCTCCCACTAGCAATTCTTTATTTTTAAGGTCAATCGTCACTCCTGTAACAGAAATTGGATCATCCACAAAAGAAACGCTCATGCTTTCATTTGGTTCAGACTTAACAATCATATTATAATTCGCATAATCTCCACTCGCTACTTTTGTTGACGGAACTGTTGTTTTGTACATTGTATTTTGTTGTGGCTTATCATGACCACCCGTTCCTTTATAGTAGAAACCGTCATAATTATTCGTTGCATAATATCTAGGCTCATTTAATTTTGAATAACCTAAAATTCCTTCATCCGCCTCTTTCATCGTCACAAGTTGTGAGGTAGGTGATGTATTGGTTGAGAATGTCTCATTGATGTGATAAACTCCGATTCCTCCTGAAGCAACAATTGGCTTTGTACCATGTTCTTTAGAATAAATAACCGTTTTTAAAGATTCATCAAAACCCACTAATTGACGATTTTCAATTAAAAAATATTCTTGTGGATTCGCTGTATTCACTCGATAGACATTAAAATCTGGTGTACTAATATGATTGACAGCAACTGTTTGTTCTTTATCAACAACTTTAGGTTCAACAACGCCTAACATTACTTTAGAGTAGGCATCTAAATTCGTCGGCGTTGCCCCAGCTTCTTCTCCTTGAAGATGCGCCCATGATCCACTAGCCATCAAACTATATTGCCCCAGTCCATCTCCATCGGATACTTCCACATATTTACCATCATGCTCAATAATCGTTCTTTCTGAGTTGTACAAATCTGGTAATCTTAGATCATGACCAAATTCATGTGCAACCAAACCTAACTCTGACTGATATTCATATTGCTTAGCGGGATCGCTATTTTTTTTGACCATCGTTTCACCAAATAATGTATAATTGTTTAATTTGATACCATCAACTGTTGGATAGCCAATTGGCCTTCCTTGAAAACTCCCCTTATGGCCCCATACGCTTTCAATCTTATTTATACTTGATGCTTCATAACCTGCAAAGATGCCCATTATATGCATTTCATTTTGTTCAATAATTCCATTTTTGTTTTGGTCATATTCTGCTATATCTACATAATCATTCAGTTTCTCTATCGCTTCTTTTAAAGCCGGTCTAGCTAAATCAAATTTATTGCCAGCTTTCGGATGTTCTCTATTCAATTGGATCCGAACGACCCCATCCTGTTTTCCGGTTTTCTTTTTCACAGGTTTAAGATCAATCATCTCTTTTGTTGCTTCTTTGTAATAAGTAGATAAACTTTTTTCCGTTTGCGAGAACACTCGTTTTTCCCAATCAGCCTCAGAATAGTTCAGCTTTGTATCACTAAATTCAACTAAAACAACTAAAAGTGGCTGGTCTTTATTCCATTTTTGGATTGACTTTGCGTTTCTTGCTATTGTTTCTTCCGATTTTTGTGGTTTTAATTTCCCAATTTCTTTACTATCTAAAGCCTCAGAAGGACGCTCGTCAATCAGGTATTTATTCTTTGAGGGTATAGTTTGCTTTGTTTCATTATCAAACAAACTATAGTACCAGTATCCATCATTTGATAATTCAATCACATCACCTGTTTTATTCGCCAATGTGTAGCTAAGATATTCATCCCCAATAATCTGAGCTTCAAATTGTTGACCTGTTGGTTGCTGATAACTTCCAATTTCAGTATCTGACGGTGCAGCATCTGAATGAATACCTAACGCAAACACTGCCCCTGTCATTCCTATCCCAACTCCAAATTTACTTTTCCATTTCATAGTATGCAACTCCTTCATAATTTTATAAAGCTAAATAACTTTGATATAACAAGATAAATAGGGAACAAATATAGATCAACGATTCATCTTATTATGTTTAATTCTAACTTAAGGATATAGATAAATCTACATAAATATGTTATTTATTTTATTTTGAATAAGATTTGTTATAGTTTTTATTGTATTTTAAATATATTTTTTATTTATTCAGTTTTACATTCAAAAATAAGAGCCTTATTCTTATCAAATTAAAATTATAATAGAATAAGGTCTCTCTTCATGACTAAACTAAATATATTGTGGTTTATTTGGAATTATACTAATTTAGTATGCTCGAACAACTTTTTCAAAATTACACAAAAAACCGAGTATTAGATTTCACATCTAATACTCGGCTAAAATTTATAAAATAAAACAACTCTTTTATCCTCTAATTCTTCTTCACAAATTCAGATTTCAATTTCATCGGACCAAAGCCCTCAACTTTACAATCAATATTATGACCATCTGCGGCATCAGCCACTAAACGAATGCCTTTAACTTTCGTTCCTTGTTTGATTGCACCACTTGCCCCTTTGACTTTTAGATCTTTGATAACTGTCACATTATCACCATCAGCTAACTCATTGCCATTTGAATCTTTGATAACAGCCGCTGTGTCTTCTGCTGCATCTGTTGGTGACCATTCATGTGCACATTCAGGACAAATTATCATGCCACGATCCTCGTAAGTGTATGTTGAGCCACATTCAGGGCAACTTGGTAAATTTTCCATTTAACTTAAACTCTCCTTCATTGTATCGTTCTCTTTTAAAGTGTTATACTTCATTCTATCGCACTTCTAAATGAAAGAAAAGAACTATTATCTTTACAAATAGTAAATAAAATCGGTTTATTTACTTTCTTTCCCTTTTTCTACATAAGAAAGATCATTTACACTATCGATCGTATACTTACCGTCTTTATATGTTACTTTTGATACACTGGCATTTTTCAATCCACCATCTGGCAAGTCCGCATTTGCATCTAATTCACCTAACAAAGTAATAATACTCATTCCATGAGATACGACTAATACATTGTTTGCACCTTCTTTTTCAGCATCTTTCACAATATCATCTAATCCAGCTGTTAAACGGGCAACAATTGTTTTGCTGTCTTCTGCAGGCCAATTTACGCCTTCTTCAACATTTTTCTTATCTAGCTCAGATAATACATCAGCAAACTCGATGATTCCTTTATAAAAACCGACTTCTTTCATCCATTCATTGTATTCTTCATACGTTTTGCCTTGTTCTTTTGCTACTGCTGTCAGCATTTCTTCATTCATCAAGCCTTCATACGTACCAAAATTATATTCTCTTAAACGTTTATCTTTCGTCATTTCTTTTGTTAATTTTTCTTGCCCATTATTTTTTAAGACTAATTCAGCAGTTTCGATTGCTCGTCCACTGTCACTTGTCACTACTTTATCAAATGTAACATCAGATAGTCCTTTACCTAATTGTTCCGCTACTTCAACGCCTGCTGGAGTTAATGGTGCATCGATCCAACCTTGAGAACGATCGACAGTGTTCAACATCGTTTTACCATGACGAGCAAGATAAATCACGACTTCTGAATTGTCTTTTACTTTCGTGTCAGCTTTTTTTTCTTCTTTGGCATCTCCATTCCCACACCCAACTAAAACCATTGATAATAACGCCATACCAACAAACATTTTTTTTAATTTCATAACATTTTCTCCTCCGTGCTATTCCTTATTTTTTGTTAAACAGTCACTAGATATTTTTGTTTTTAAAAAAGGAAAAAACCTAATTACACCAAATAAAATTATTTGGTACAATCAGGTTTAGCTTGTCTTAAACAATCACTATCCGCTATTTAACTAGTTTTAGTATAACGGATGTCATCACGAATGTAAATGCTTTCAGTTGTTATTTTTTATATTCTTTGCATAACTGCTGAATCTCACTATAAATTTCATTGATTTCTTTTTGATTCTTAGCATTAGCTCCACTAGCTAACGGATGACCACCACCATGATGTTTTTTTGCCAGCTCGTTGATCACTGGTCCTTTTGAGCGCAACCGTACGCGATAATACCCTTCCGGCTGTTCCACAAAAATTCCCCATGCTAAAACTTCATCGATCACACCAGGTAAAGAAACGATTGCAGCCGTCTCTGAATCAACGATCCCGTATTCATTAAGTAACGATTGAGGTAACATGATCTTAGCCGCCCCCTGATCATCTACTTCAATATTTTGATAAACATAGCCAGCTAATTTAGCAACACTCATTGGAATTTGTTCTAATTCACGATTTAGTTCTGCAGCGTTAAAATCATACGTCATTAACTCCGCTGCTACTTCTAGCGTATGAGACGTTGTTGATGGATATAAAAATCGACCTGTATCACCAATGATTCCAGCATAAAGTAAACGAGCGGCATTGTTACTCATGATCAGTTCATCTTGATTAAGATGATAGAAATCAGCAATAATTTCACTACAACTGCTCGCTTTTGGATTGACCCAGACTATGTCGCCATATGGATCATCATTAGGATGATGATCGATTTTGATCAACTCAGCTCCTAAATTGTAATCATCCCCGCTTATTCTAGGAGAATTAGCTGTGTCAGTGACAATCACTAAAGCATTTTGATACGTCTCATCAGACACTTCATCCATCTCTGCTAAAAATTCCAAGCCTTCGACAGAACCGCCTGCCTGAAAAATTTTCTTTTCTGGAAAACTCGCTCTCAAAATTTCTGCTAAACCAACTTGTGAACCGATTGCATCTGGATCTGGTCGCTGATGACGATGAATAATGATTGTTTGATATGCTTTAATTTTTGTTAAAATATCTTTTGCAACATCCATGTTTTACTTCCTCCTAGGTCCGCTCCATTACTTGACAAACAACGATTGCTTTTGCCACAAGCGCATTCTCTAAATAAACTTCAATATCCAATTTAGCCGAACGTCGCCCGATTTCTAAGATTCTTGGTCGGATATCTAGTTCGCTTTCCAATTGAATCAAACGCAGATAGTGCAAACTCATTTGTTCGATCAGCACATTTCTTCTTTGATTTGTAATCATTGTACGTTGTGTTACATTTGCAATAATCTCGCTTAATACACCAAAAGAGATTGTTCCTACACTGTTGACCATTTGTGGTGCAACCGAAAACTTGAATTGAGGTTCATTCGCCTTACTACTCCCTTCAACAGGCATTACTTCACCAGAAATTTGGTCTGAAATCGTATCAGCAATTTGCGGTTGCCGTTGAACCAACTGCATCGCCTTCATCACATCTTGTCTAGAAACAAAACCAACTAAAGACAAATCATCTTCAACAACTGGCATTACTTCCAAACCATCCCAAATCATTTGGTGACTAACACTGGCCACACTCATCATTTTTTTCACAACAATCGGATCTTTTGTCATGACTTTGTCCATCGTTAACGTTTCCGTTTTACCTAAGACATCTTTCGCTGTGACGATCCCCACTAGACGCAAGCTTTTATTTACTACAGGAAAACGTGAATGATGGGTTTTCTCAGAAAGTTTTTGGTAGTCCGCAATTGTATTTGTTGAAAATAGATAATTTGTTTTTTCTAAAGTCGTGTAAATATCACTGACCAACATAATATCTTTTTTAATCAATTGATCGCTCAATGCTCGATTGATCATCGTTGCAACTGTAAACGTATCATACGTTGTTCTTAATACAGGCATATCTAATTCATCTGCTAACTCAGCGATTTCGACTTCCGTATCAAATCCACCAGTGATCAAAACAGCTGCTCCATTTTCTAAGGCCAATTTCTGAACACCTTGCCGATTCCCTACAATCATCAGCGAACCTGGTGTGATATATCTTGTCATTGCGTTTTCAGTCATCGCACCAATCACAAATTTGTTTAAGACCTTATCTAACCCAGCTGCCCCTCCTAAAACATCGCCTTCGATGATCCGAACTACTTCGCCAAATGTTAGTTTTTCAATATGTTTTTTTAATTTTCGTTCGATCCGAATCGTTCCGACCCGCTGAATCGTTGAAACTAGACCAATATTTTCAGCGTCTTTAATCGCCCGATAAGCTGTCCCTTCACTGACACCCAGATTTTTGGCGATACTTCTAACAGAAATACGATCACCAATCGGCAATCCTTCAATATATTTTAATATTTGATCATGTTTCGTAGCCATAATATCCTCCTTATTTAAAAAGCGTATTGGGTTCATTAAGCTCTGACAGAAAAATAGGTAAAAATGATTGAGGTGTTTTTGCCTTATTTATTTTTTATCTTTCTTCCAAAGAGCTATCCCGCGAAGCTGGAATTAGAAATCTATAATATTATTCTATTTTCAGTCAGCATTAATTATTCATAGTTACTTATAAAAATCAGACCAATTTTTAGTACTCGATCTGTCTCAATTCACTATCATCCTCTATTAGAACAGATATAACTTCTATAAAGATTGACCTTACTTAAAAAGTATAACAAAAAAATTCATATTTTAGTACAGTTATTCATTTTTTATTGTAACAGAAGTTAAAAATAAACGAACAGAATATCATTTCCCATTATGAAAGCTTCCACAAAGTTCTGGAAATTGACTAAACAATTGATCCTTGCAACCAAAAATAAATTCTTTCCCACTAATTTTATTATTATTTTACTGACATTTTTTTTAAAAATGGAGTATCATAGAAAACGAATTGTTTACATATTTTAAGGAGATGGATAGATGGAATCTGTTAATAGTTTTCAAGAAAATACAGAAGTACAAAAAAATCGCTGGTGGATTTTGGTTTCGGTAGCTATGTTTACTTTCATGTCCACATTAGATGCCAGCATCGTTAATATAGCGTTGCCCACAATTTCTAAAGATATGAATGTCCCGATGAACCAATCAGAATGGATCGTTTCGATTTATTTAATGATCGTCTGCGCTTGTTTATTGCTTTTTGGTAAAATAGGGGATAGTTTTGGTAAAATCAAAGTTTATCGAATCGGTACTGTGATCTTTACAATAGGTTCATTGTTATGTGGTTTTAATCAGTCTTTAGCATTTCTTTTATTTGCACGGGTCGTACAAGGTATTGGCTCAAGCATGACAATGGCAACAAACTCTGGAATCATCACTGAAGTGTTTCCGTTTAAAGAGCGAGGTCGAGCATTGGGGTCCATCGGAGCTTTTGTTTCTTTAGGCTCAATTGCGGGACCAGGAATTGGCGGATTGATTCTTTCTCAATTCTCATGGCCTTATATTTTTTGGATCAACGTTCCAGTTGGAATCATCACGATTTTGATTGGTGAGAAATTCTTACCAAAAGATATTATTAAAAGTGGTAAAAAAGTGGATATGCTCGGCTTTGGTTTATTCGCGTTATTCATTATGACATTCTTTGGCGGTATCTTTATTGGGCAAGAAGTCGGGTTTGATGCTGTCTTATCGTTAGTATTGTTTGCATTGGCATTGCTTTCTTTCATTATTTTTATTAGAGTAGAAAAACGTGTGAGTCAACCATTGATTACTTTTTCGATTTTTAAAAACAAGGTCTTTACGATGAGCTTGATCACAGCAGTCTTAATTTTTTCATCTAACTTTTTTGTGAATGTTGTGATTCCGTTTTATTTGCAGAATGCCCGTGGTTTACCAGCAAGTAAAGCTGGACTTTTAATGATGGTCTTTCCTTTATTGATGGTAGTAGGTTCTCCAATAAGTGGATTTTTAACAGATAAAATCGGTACAAAACTTTTAACCTTATCTGGATTGATTTTGCTTTCGGTCACGTCTTTGATGTATATGTTTTTGAATCAAGGCACTCCTCTTTGGTATTATATTTTAGCGACTGGTATCATGGGATTGGGTAATGCGCTTTTTCAATCCCCCAATAATACAACTGTTATGAGTAGTGTCGCTAAAGAAGATTTAGGTGTAGCTGGAAGTATGAACTCCTTTGCTCGTAATGTAGGGATGGTTCTGGGAATTGCATTAGCTACGACGATTTTATATAACGCAATGAGTGCTGTTTACGGTCAGCGTGTGACGACATTTATAACTGAACGACCTGATATTTTTATTTTTGGGATGAGAATAACTTTCTTAGGCTCGTTTATTTTATGTTTAACAGCTTTAGGTTTAACTCTATTTCGTTCATTCCAATCTAGAAGAAAATAAATACACTAAAAAAATGAAACTGCGGCAGAAAAACCTGCGCTCAGTTTCATTTTTTTAATTAAGCAACATGAATAGCTAGCATTATTCATCTTCTTTTCCATTTTTGATATTCTTGATAAAATTTTCAAATAATTCAGTTCCAATCCCCATCTTTTTATAATTTTCAAGAATTGATTTTAATTCCATTAGTAGATAGCCGACATACAACACATAAATCAGTCCTACCCCTGCTCCACCTGGAATCAATGGTGCTAAGGGAATAAAAAACATTAGCAGCACCATACTTGCTACTTTTCGCAATATCCCATTAATACCTACTTTACTTAAAAAATGAATGTTAGGATTGATTTTTGCGGCTAAGCTGCCACTTAAAAAATCAATGATCATCGCAACGCAAATCAATGTTAAAACGTAAATTGCTTTATGATCTGCATCTACTAAAAAACGATCTAAATACTCAAACATTTTCATAACTACCACCTTTTTTATTTTTTCATTATTTACTTTTCAACTTTGTCCGTCAGTTCAAACTAAATGTCTTTTCTTCTCTTATGTTGAACACTCTTTAACTAACGGCATAACTGTAGTTTACTAGAATTATGGTTGTTTAAACTTGCGAATTCCTCCCATAATTGTGTCACTTTTCTATCAATAGTTTCCCACTCTCATAAGACTCTGCAAATCGAATCATCGCTTTTTCCAGTTCTCTATAAAATTTACTCTCACTCACGTGATATTTCATATAAATTGCGATGTTTGTTGTAAAATTCCGATCCATGTACTTATCGTATAATAGCTGTCTATCATATGTATCCAGCTGATTCATAGCTTCTGTTATTTTTGCTAATTCAACTTCGGCCAAATATTTCCGATCTACTATCTTCTCTGTTTTACGAGAAAATTCGCTATCGTTATTTTTCATTTCAAATATATAAGCAGTCGTTACCTTTGGTGAATGTTTTTCTCCAGCAATTCGTACTAAAGAACGGTATGAGTTTAATACATCATGAACTTTTTTCTTTGTTTTCTTTCGATCGATTTCGGGAAATAATAGCATCTTTTACCCTCTCCTCTACTTATTAGTATAATCCGCATATTTTTCTATATAAATAACTTGACTCTGATAAAATCTTTATAAACGGTAGGATCAAAAGCATTCCCTTCGAAAATAAATACTTCTGTTACAGCCTCGTTTTAGGACTTTATTTTTTTTGCGCACTTACGTATTACTCATCATTTTTGACTCCTTTCTTTTAATTGTTCCTATATTAGTTAATTAACTAATATGGAATAAAATTGTTGACTAAAATTAGCATTTACGCTATCATTTGAGTATAGTTAAATAAGCTTCATTCTAATTCCGCTGCTTTCCTATTTTAGAAATTGACTGCTAGAATGGCTTTGCCTAACTATTTACTGATAAATTAGCTTATAAGAACATTTTAATAGCTTAAAAGCTAATTGTCAACTAAAAATAGCTTTTAAGCTAATGTTTTTTTCATTAAGCTTATGAAAGGTTGAAAAACATGAGTTTAACGTACAGAATTAAAGAACTTGCAGAGAAGAAAAAAGTTACTTTTGCCGAAATAGAACGAAGCACAGGTATTTCAAATGGACAAATTCGTCGCTGGGATACATCTTCTCCTAAGATAGAAAATATCCAAAAAGTAGCTGATTATTTTGATGTTTCTACTGACTATTTATTAGGAAGATCAGAAATACCTTCTATTAATGAAACAGATCAAGAAGAAAATCTTTCTTCTCAAATCATGTTTCGAATGAACACAGAAGGCTTATCTGAAAATGAAGTAGATGAACTGAAAGATGAAGTGGATCGTTTTCTTCGCTTCAGGAGAGCTGAAATTGAACGTGAACGAGAATTAAAACAAGACGACAAGGCGTGATTATTGGATGACAGAGCAAATTGATGAATATCTTAGTTTTTCAGACAGAATAAACGATTATATCTCGGCGTTGATGGTCGCAAATAATATCGGTTATGAAAATTACGACTGTTCTTATCTTTGGGATTTCGTAAAATCTAAGGGAGTTTCAATGCGCAGTTTTCCATTTGATGGTATCGCAAGAGATCGTATTTCAGGTATGATCGTTAAAGACTCTTTAGAGACAACGATTGGCTATAATCAAAATATGAGTGAAAAAAGAAAAAACTTTACAATCAGTCATGAAATCACTCATTATTTATTTCATATGACTGAAAGTGACACAATTTTTACTGATACAGACCGCAGTCTACACTATTCATATAATGAAGTACTTCAGGAATTTCAAGCAAATATTGGGGCTTCTGCGATTCTTGTGCCTGATGTTGTTTTCTTTCGTTTTTTAAAAGAGGGATGGAATTTATCGCAACTATCAAATCATTTTGGCATATCGGAAAGTGCCCTTTATGTTCGTTTGATTCATACGATGCAGGCTAATTTTGGTGTTTCTTATATTGCTGCTAAAACAAATGCGGATGCTATTCGGTATAAATTTAGTGGTAAGGGCCAACATGCGGCCGTTGAGTTGGGTACAAATTTAGAATCACGGTTATTTAGAACGAATCGGTTTATTGAAGCATTGTGATAACAATAAAAGAGCATGAAACTCATCATCGAAAATAATTGATGTGTGTTTCATGCTTTTTTAGCGTAATTATCTGTGTTTTTAAATAAAAAACCACCACGACCGTCGTCTGTGGTGGAAATGAAGGTTGTTATTTACTCTTGGTAGGAGTAAGTATGAAAAACCAATTCGGGATAATTGGCATGAAGACATATTAGCATCTCTATTTAAAATAAAAATGAATCCCTATTTTGTATTTCATAAAAAAACTATGAGGAATTACTCATAGAATAACTTTTTACGTTTTT is a genomic window of Enterococcus haemoperoxidus ATCC BAA-382 containing:
- a CDS encoding ImmA/IrrE family metallo-endopeptidase, which produces MTEQIDEYLSFSDRINDYISALMVANNIGYENYDCSYLWDFVKSKGVSMRSFPFDGIARDRISGMIVKDSLETTIGYNQNMSEKRKNFTISHEITHYLFHMTESDTIFTDTDRSLHYSYNEVLQEFQANIGASAILVPDVVFFRFLKEGWNLSQLSNHFGISESALYVRLIHTMQANFGVSYIAAKTNADAIRYKFSGKGQHAAVELGTNLESRLFRTNRFIEAL